The following coding sequences lie in one Spinacia oleracea cultivar Varoflay chromosome 1, BTI_SOV_V1, whole genome shotgun sequence genomic window:
- the LOC130465602 gene encoding uncharacterized protein, with protein sequence MNRSVHVEVYQERSIDLPPPTVCNLRPEPSWMDAVITYKERRELPEDKLLARTLKRYNNRFVIDAKVELMRKSFSTPLLKCVGPTETDYILREIHLGICGNHIGGRTLAHKTLRAGYWWPTMISEVKAMTKKCEKCQKFALGHPPTSSNLAINIIPLTICTMGNGHHWSVSLGCKSKEVIDRGS encoded by the coding sequence ATGAATAGGTCGGTCCATGTGGAAGTTTACCAAGAAAGAAGCATCGATCTGCCTCCTCCCACGGTCTGCAATCTGCGTCCCGAGCCAAGttggatggacgcagtcatAACATATAAGGAGAGgagagaacttcccgaagataagtTGCTAGCCAGAACATTGAAGAGATACAACAACAGGTTCGTCATTGATGCCAAGGTAGAACTCATGAGGAAGTCTTTCTCAACCCCACTACTGAAATGCGTCGGGCCAACCGAGACAGACTATATCTTGAGAGAGATCCACTTGGGTATCTGTGGAAACCATATTGGGGGAAGGACCTTAGCACATAAGACACTCCGAGCCGGATATTGGTGGCCCACCATGATTTCTGAAGTAAAGGCAATGACAAAGAAATGCGAGAAATGTCAGAAGTTCGCCCTCGGCCATCcaccaaccagctcaaaccttgCAATCAACATTATACCCCTTACCATTTGCACAATGGGGAATGGACATCATTGGTCTGTTTCCCTCGGTTGTAAATCAAAAGAAGTGATTGATCGTGGAAGTTGA